Proteins found in one Hevea brasiliensis isolate MT/VB/25A 57/8 chromosome 18, ASM3005281v1, whole genome shotgun sequence genomic segment:
- the LOC110654116 gene encoding mitochondrial carnitine/acylcarnitine carrier-like protein gives MGDVAKDLTAGTIGGAAQLIVGHPFDTIKVKLQSQPAPQPGQPPKYAGAMDAVRQTLAAEGPRGLYKGMGAPLATVAAFNAVLFTVRGQMEALLRSQPGAPLTVSQQIVCGAGAGVAVSLLACPTELIKCRLQAQSALAGSGPEAVAVKYGGPMDVARHVIKSEGGMRGLFKGLVPTLGREVPGNAIMFGVYELLKQSLAGGQDTSQLGRGSLMLAGGLAGGSFWLMVYPTDVVKSVIQVDDYRNPKFRGSIDAFRKILASEGVKGLYKGFGPAMARSVPANAACFLAYEVTRSSLG, from the exons ATGGGGGACGTAGCGAAGGACTTAACTGCTGGGACTATTGGGGGGGCGGCACAATTGATTGTTGGGCACCCTTTTGACACCATCAAGGTCAAGCTTCAGAGCCAGCCTGCTCCACAACCTGGCCAGCCTCCTAAATATGCAGGTGCAATGGATGCTGTCAGGCAGACTTTGGCTGCTGAAGGCCCAAGGGGTTTATACAAGGGTATGGGGGCTCCACTTGCTACTGTGGCAGCCTTCAATGCTGTCCTTTTCACCGTGAGGGGACAAATGGAGGCATTGTTGAGATCTCAACCTGGTGCTCCACTCACCGTTAGCCAGCAGATTGTTTGTGGGGCAGGAGCTGGAGTTGCTGTTTCTCTCCTTGCTTGCCCTACTGAGTTGATTAAGTGCAG GCTGCAAGCGCAAAGTGCCTTAGCTGGTTCTGGCCCAGAAGCTGTGGCAGTGAAGTATGGTGGACCAATGGACGTGGCCAGGCATGTTATCAAATCTGAAGGTGGTATGAGGGGTCTTTTCAAGGGCTTGGTACCCACTTTGGGACGTGAGGTTCCAGGAAATGCTATTATGTTTGGTGTCTATGAATTACTGAAGCAATCCTTGGCAGGAGGCCAGGATACTTCTCAATTGGGCAGGGGCTCTCTGATGTTAGCTGGAGGCTTGGCTGGAGGATCTTTTTGGCTAATGGTATACCCTACCGATGTAGTCAAGAGTGTAATTCAGGTAGATGATTACAGAAATCCCAAGTTCAGAGGCTCCATTGACGCTTTTAGAAAGATCCTGGCATCGGAGGGTGTCAAAGGCTTGTATAAGGGTTTTGGCCCTGCTATGGCCCGAAGCGTGCCTGCAAATGCAGCATGTTTCTTGGCATATGAAGTCACAAGGTCTAGTTTAGGATGA